The genomic region GGGACAAAAGGCGTATCCGACGTTTGGATGCCTCTCCAGGACGTCGACGTATTTTTCCAACACGTACGGCTTCCGCAGGTAATCATCTGCCGAGATGAGCCACACGTACCTTCCCCGGCTCAGGCCGATGCCCTTGTTGTAATTGCGGAGGTGCCCCAGGTTCGGATCGTTGCGAATGTACCTTACGCGAGCGTCCTGAAAGGAACGAGCTACCTCGGCCGTATTATCCGGCGAGCAATCGTCCATGACCAAGACCTCGAAGTTTTTATAACTTTGGCACAGGATTGAATCGACGCATTCTCGCAACAAATGGGCCAGCTTGTAGCAGGGAATGACGAAGCTAACGGCGGGCTCTTGCATAAAATCCGGGTCCGTTTTGGTCTAACCTTGATTGGCGGTTGCGCACGAGCGGAAGGCTTTGCCGGATGGCACCCTCCGGTATCATCCGGGTTCCGTCATGCCAAAATCATCGGGCGAGGCGACCAGTCACCACGCCTGTCCCGCTCAATGGCGAGTTCCAGCGCCTTCTCGAACAGGTCGGTCGCATCGTCCCAGGTGAAACGGTTTGCCGTGTCATAGGCTGCATCCGACATCCGCTTCCAGTCGTGCTGCGGCAGCGTCAAGACCTGTAAAAGCCGCTGTGACAAGCCATCTACGTCTTCGATGTCGACCAGATGCCCGTTCACGCCTTCCTCAATGATATCCAGCGGCCCTCCAACCCGCGTCGACACCACCGGACAGCGGCACGCCATGGCCTCCAGTGGAGGCAGATGAAATCCCTCCCGGGCGCTCCCGCATAGCCACACGTCGCACTTTGCGTAAAGGTCTCTCAAGGAGTTCTGCGGCGGCCGGTAATGGAATTCGGCATAGCGAGGCAGGCGCAGGTCCAGACCGGGTTTCTCCGCCCCAAAGGATATGACCCGAAGCGACGGCACGACAGCCGCTACCTTCTCCAGCGCTTTAAGGGCGGTACGGCAGCCTTTCATCCAGGATGTGGAGTACAGGATGCCGACGGTCGGGACCGCCCCTTTCGCTCTCTCCACGGCATTAAACTGCTCCAAGTCGACGCTGTTAGGAACAAGCGAGACGATCTTATCCCCAAACTCCTCCTGCGCCAGCTGCAGGAGCCATTTGGATATCACGATCTTGTGAAGGGGCATTCGCCAGGCCGCATCGGCGTCCCGCCTACGCTTGTCCGCTTCATGGTTCTGGATAAAGAAGGCTTTTGCGCCTTTTGCTCGAGAGAGGTTCTGCACTCCAAACGCGGTCGCATAATAGGTTGCGATGACCACATCGGCATCCGGCACATCGGCATCCACCACCGGGCGTTCCTTATTGAGGACGGTGTGCGGGACGTCTATTCGGTCGAAGTGTGACTGCCCGGCAGGGTTTGTCGGCCACCCGCGACCCACTAAGACGGATTTTACCTTGCTCCGGAGCGGCATAGTGAACGGGTTGGATACAGCCGTCACCTCATGCCCCCGTCGTTGCAATCGTTCGGCATAGATGGCAAGCACCCGGACGCCGCCCTGCAGACCCGTGTATGGAAGAACAAACGTGATTTTCATTTTTTGACAACTGGCATACCTGCTCGGTTCCGGGACGCGGCGTCTAACCGCGTCAATTCCGGTGACCGTGAATCGT from Verrucomicrobiota bacterium harbors:
- a CDS encoding glycosyltransferase family 4 protein — its product is MKITFVLPYTGLQGGVRVLAIYAERLQRRGHEVTAVSNPFTMPLRSKVKSVLVGRGWPTNPAGQSHFDRIDVPHTVLNKERPVVDADVPDADVVIATYYATAFGVQNLSRAKGAKAFFIQNHEADKRRRDADAAWRMPLHKIVISKWLLQLAQEEFGDKIVSLVPNSVDLEQFNAVERAKGAVPTVGILYSTSWMKGCRTALKALEKVAAVVPSLRVISFGAEKPGLDLRLPRYAEFHYRPPQNSLRDLYAKCDVWLCGSAREGFHLPPLEAMACRCPVVSTRVGGPLDIIEEGVNGHLVDIEDVDGLSQRLLQVLTLPQHDWKRMSDAAYDTANRFTWDDATDLFEKALELAIERDRRGDWSPRPMILA